One genomic region from Gemmatimonas sp. UBA7669 encodes:
- a CDS encoding GntR family transcriptional regulator, producing the protein MLSFPVVLVPGESPYKQVVYAATKAIVAGTMSAGTPFPSVRELSQALRINPNTAHKIVAELVRQGLLEVHPGRGTVVAEQPEASPQAQRALLSRQVEALVVEAKRLGIEEGTVLEAVREQWQVLTPPVSAAHSQPIGAGNGKDQSHE; encoded by the coding sequence ATGCTTTCGTTTCCAGTGGTTCTGGTCCCGGGGGAGTCTCCCTACAAGCAGGTGGTCTATGCGGCGACCAAGGCTATTGTGGCAGGGACGATGTCAGCGGGCACACCGTTCCCCTCGGTGCGTGAACTATCGCAGGCGCTCCGCATCAACCCGAACACGGCGCACAAGATCGTGGCCGAGCTGGTAAGGCAGGGGTTGTTGGAGGTGCACCCGGGACGGGGGACGGTGGTGGCGGAGCAGCCCGAGGCATCACCACAGGCGCAGCGGGCGCTGCTCTCGCGCCAGGTGGAGGCGCTGGTGGTGGAAGCCAAACGGCTGGGAATTGAGGAGGGCACGGTCCTTGAGGCCGTGCGCGAACAATGGCAGGTGCTGACGCCGCCTGTGAGCGCGGCACACAGTCAACCGATAGGTGCCGGCAACGGCAAGGATCAATCGCATGAATGA
- a CDS encoding ABC transporter ATP-binding protein — translation MNDRETRPANGAAVQVNQLRFGYGVRKVLKDLSLDVPTGATYALLGANGAGKSTLLRVLAGMVPPYSGQVRVLGTALYANASRQRWMELRQRIAYVAAGQQLPDHLTLRQLLAYCAPLYPSWDFTVVERLLDTLRLDMGERLSNMSRGQRMQAALLCALAPRPALLLLDEPFTGLDLSAKDAIVRAVLELAADDQWTVIVATHDVSEIEMLADWVGFLRDGRIDVSEPLDVLRARHGAGGEGPVTLRDLYLSYAAPSTESRRSA, via the coding sequence ATGAATGATCGCGAAACTCGGCCCGCCAACGGTGCCGCAGTGCAGGTCAATCAGCTGCGCTTCGGCTATGGGGTGCGCAAGGTGCTCAAGGATCTGTCGCTCGACGTTCCGACCGGCGCGACGTACGCATTGCTCGGCGCCAACGGCGCGGGCAAGTCCACATTGCTTCGCGTGCTGGCCGGCATGGTGCCGCCGTATAGCGGCCAGGTGAGGGTGCTGGGCACGGCCTTGTATGCCAACGCATCACGTCAGCGCTGGATGGAGCTGCGTCAGCGCATCGCGTATGTGGCTGCCGGTCAGCAATTGCCGGATCACCTCACGCTGCGGCAATTGCTGGCGTACTGCGCTCCGCTCTATCCCAGCTGGGACTTCACGGTGGTGGAACGATTGCTGGACACGCTGCGGCTCGATATGGGCGAGCGGTTGTCGAATATGTCGCGTGGTCAGCGCATGCAGGCGGCGCTGCTCTGTGCCCTCGCACCGCGTCCCGCCCTGTTGCTGCTCGACGAACCATTCACCGGTCTCGACCTGTCGGCCAAGGACGCCATCGTGCGTGCCGTGCTGGAGCTCGCGGCGGATGATCAGTGGACGGTCATCGTGGCCACGCATGATGTGAGCGAAATCGAAATGCTCGCCGATTGGGTAGGATTTCTTCGTGATGGCCGTATCGACGTGTCGGAGCCACTCGATGTCCTGCGCGCGCGACACGGTGCGGGTGGGGAAGGTCCGGTGACGTTGCGCGATCTCTATCTCTCGTACGCTGCTCCCTCTACCGAGTCGAGGAGGAGCGCATGA